GGCTGGAACATTTTTACGTAAATTTGTTGGAATTGCTGAGGCTTAACATGCTCACCGACAACGGCATCGATCTCCGCATCACTCGGCCATAAATCACTTAAGTAGATTGGCTTGCCGTTGCTGTCAGTGCCTAAGCTGTCTTTCTCGATATCAAAGCGAATCGTGCCAGCCAAGGCATAAGCAACCACCAATGGCGGTGATGCTAAAAACGCTTGTTTGGCATAGGGATGGATTCGACCATCAAAGTTTCGATTCCCTGACAACACAGCGGTTGAGTACAGGTCGCGGTCGATGATCTCTTGTTGGATTGTAGGATCCAACGCCCCACTCATTCCGTTACAGGTAGTACACGCATAACCCACGATACCGAAGCCTAATTGTTCCAGCTCAGGTAGCAAACCTGCCGACTCAAGATAGAGCTTGGCAACTTTAGAGCCCGGCGCAAATGATGTTTTCACCCACGGCTTACGAACTAATCCAAGTTGATTGGCTTTCTTAGCCACCAATGCCGCGGCGACCACGTTTCTTGGATTACTGGTGTTAGTACAAGAGGTAATTGCTGCGATGATTACGGCACCATCAGGCATTTGATCATCGCTGTACTGCTTAGCATGCTGCTCTTTCCAAGATGTTTGACTGATGCCTTGCTGAGCCAGTTCTCTGGTTGGCAAACGACGATGTGGGTTAGACGGCCCTGCAAGATTGCGCTCAACCTTCGATAAATCAAACTCTAATACACGTTCGTATTGAGCAGAATCGAGATCGTCAGCCCATAGCCCGGTTTGTTTAGCGTAGCGTTCAACTAATTCAACCTGCTCAGGCTCTCGACCTGTGAGTTTCAGGTATTGAATGGTCTGCTCATCGATGTAAAACATACCGGCTGTTGCGCCATACTCTGGCGTCATGTTGGAGATGGTTGCGCGGTCACCAATGGTCAGCGCACGAGCCCCTTCACCAAAGAATTCCAAATAGCTTGAAACCACTCTCTCATTGCGAAGGAACTCTGTAATTGCGAGCACAATATCCGTTGCGGTTATCCCTTCTTGTCGTTGACCCGTCAGTTTAACACCCACAATATCAGGCAAGCGCATCATTGACGGACGACCGAGCATCACTGTCTCAGCTTCCAAGCCGCCGACTCCAATGGCAATGACACCTAGCGCATCAACGTGAGGAGTGTGGCTATCGGTACCAACACAAGTATCAGGAAACGCGATGCCTTCTTTAGATTGAATAACCGGAGACATCTTCTCCAAGTTAATCTGGTGCATGATCCCGTTCCCCGCTGGAATCACACTGACGTTCTTAAATGCGGTTTTACACCATTCTATAAAGTGAAAACGGTCTTCGTTTCTGCGCTCTTCAATCGCTCGGTTTTTATCAAACGCTTCGCTATCAAAGCCTGCGTGTTCCACTGCCAGAGAGTGATCAACAATCAGTTGGGTTTCAACAACGGGGTTCACCTTGGCAGGGTCTCCGCCTTGGTCAGCAATCGCGTCTCTTAATCCAGCCAAATCTACTAGGGCTGTTTGACCAAGAATGTCATGACATACAACGCGCGCAGGATACCAAGGAAAATCTAAGTCGCTCTTGCGTTCAATGATCTGTTTTAAGCTGTCTTCAAGGGTTTCAGGATCACAGCGTCTTACTAATTGCTCTGCCAACACTCGCGACGTATAAGGCAAGGTTTTATAAGCGCCCGGGGATATTGCTTCTACCGCTTCGCAAGCGTCGAAATATTCTAAGCCCGTACCCGGTAAAACCTTTCGATACTTGCTTTCATCAAGCTCTTGGTTTCTTTGAAGTTTTACATCAGACATACATCCACCATTACCTGTTAAATTCTATTCGTTGTTTCTTGAGGCCTTGTCGTATGAAGACGGAAGTCACCTCAGACATAAGTCGGCTCGTTATAGAGGGCTAACGTAGATGAATAGGTAGCCAGTCTTGATGCTCTGGTCCGGTATAGTCTGCACTTGGACGAATGATGCGATTGTTTTCTCTTTGTTCGAACACGTGTGCCGTCCAACCTGTGAGGCGGCTCATCACAAAGATTGGTGTAAACAGTTTGGTTGGGATGTCCATGAAGTGATAAGCCGACGCATGGAAGAAATCAGCATTACAGAACAGCCCTTTCTCGCGTTTCATTACCGCTTCAACACGCTCAGAAACCGCGTAAAGCTGCTTACCTCCCACCTCTTGAGCAAGCTCTTTTGACCAACGCTTGATTAGAGCATTTCGTGGGTCGCTTTCACGATAAATGGCATGACCGAAGCCCATGATCTTGTCTTTGTTAGCAAGCATATTCATGATGTTCGTTTCCGCTTCATCGGCGGTTTGCCAATCTTGGATCATTTCCATCGCCGCTTCATTTGCTCCACCGTGCAATG
The Vibrio kanaloae genome window above contains:
- the acnD gene encoding Fe/S-dependent 2-methylisocitrate dehydratase AcnD: MSDVKLQRNQELDESKYRKVLPGTGLEYFDACEAVEAISPGAYKTLPYTSRVLAEQLVRRCDPETLEDSLKQIIERKSDLDFPWYPARVVCHDILGQTALVDLAGLRDAIADQGGDPAKVNPVVETQLIVDHSLAVEHAGFDSEAFDKNRAIEERRNEDRFHFIEWCKTAFKNVSVIPAGNGIMHQINLEKMSPVIQSKEGIAFPDTCVGTDSHTPHVDALGVIAIGVGGLEAETVMLGRPSMMRLPDIVGVKLTGQRQEGITATDIVLAITEFLRNERVVSSYLEFFGEGARALTIGDRATISNMTPEYGATAGMFYIDEQTIQYLKLTGREPEQVELVERYAKQTGLWADDLDSAQYERVLEFDLSKVERNLAGPSNPHRRLPTRELAQQGISQTSWKEQHAKQYSDDQMPDGAVIIAAITSCTNTSNPRNVVAAALVAKKANQLGLVRKPWVKTSFAPGSKVAKLYLESAGLLPELEQLGFGIVGYACTTCNGMSGALDPTIQQEIIDRDLYSTAVLSGNRNFDGRIHPYAKQAFLASPPLVVAYALAGTIRFDIEKDSLGTDSNGKPIYLSDLWPSDAEIDAVVGEHVKPQQFQQIYVKMFQPDEEQVTTEPLYDWRPQSTYIRRPPYWEGALAGERSLSGMRPLAILGDNITTDHLSPSNAILASSAAGEYLAKMDVPEEDFNSYATHRGDHLTAQRATFANPKLFNEMVKESGSVVQGSLARVEPEGQVTRMWEAIETYMNRKQPLIVVAGADYGQGSSRDWAAKGVRLAGVEVIVAEGFERIHRTNLVGMGVLPLQFKEGTDRNTLQLDGTELYDVYGDIQAGSDLALVITRKSGEKLDVPVTCRLDTADEVNVYSAGGVLQRFAKDFLAQ